From a single Nostoc sp. MS1 genomic region:
- the moaA gene encoding GTP 3',8-cyclase MoaA, giving the protein MNQVDYLRISLIDRCNFRCQYCMPEGSELDYILKQQLLTDEELLTLIQEVFIPVGFSRFRLTGGEPLLRPRVVDLVKAIASLPQTQDLSMTTNGFLLAPLAQNLYNAGLRRINISLDSLDQHIFDQIIGSRGRSRWQQVWDGILEAHRVGFDPLKLNVVVIPGVNDHEILDLAALTIDKQWHVRFIEFMPIGNGELFGDRGWVSSAELRHQIRDRWGLTDSQVRGAGPADVFQIPGAKGTLGFISQMSECFCDRCNRMRLSADGWLRPCLLNETGQLDLKTSLRTGVSTNHLREQVRELLVMKPEINFKGRDSGTTGTYTRTMSQIGG; this is encoded by the coding sequence ATGAACCAGGTAGACTACCTCCGCATTAGCTTAATTGATCGCTGCAATTTTCGTTGTCAATACTGTATGCCAGAGGGGTCTGAGCTAGACTATATCCTCAAGCAACAGTTATTGACTGATGAGGAATTGCTAACCTTAATTCAAGAAGTATTTATTCCCGTTGGTTTTAGCCGCTTTCGGTTGACGGGGGGAGAACCTTTACTGCGTCCGCGTGTTGTGGATTTGGTAAAAGCGATCGCCTCTTTACCGCAAACCCAAGACTTGTCAATGACAACTAACGGCTTTTTACTAGCTCCTCTAGCACAAAACCTCTACAATGCTGGTTTACGCCGGATCAATATCAGCTTAGATTCCCTCGATCAACATATATTTGACCAAATTATCGGCAGCCGTGGGCGTTCTCGCTGGCAACAAGTTTGGGATGGTATTCTAGAAGCTCACAGGGTAGGCTTTGATCCCTTAAAACTGAATGTAGTTGTAATTCCTGGTGTCAACGACCACGAAATCCTTGATTTAGCCGCTTTGACTATTGATAAACAATGGCATGTCCGGTTTATTGAGTTTATGCCCATTGGTAACGGTGAATTATTTGGCGATCGCGGCTGGGTATCTTCCGCCGAACTCCGCCACCAAATCCGCGATCGCTGGGGCTTGACAGATTCCCAAGTTCGTGGTGCTGGCCCGGCTGATGTCTTTCAAATCCCTGGAGCAAAAGGCACACTAGGATTTATTAGTCAGATGTCGGAGTGTTTTTGCGATCGCTGTAACCGAATGCGTCTAAGTGCCGATGGCTGGCTACGTCCTTGCTTATTAAACGAAACTGGTCAACTTGACTTAAAAACTTCTTTACGCACTGGTGTCAGCACAAATCACTTACGAGAGCAAGTGAGAGAATTATTAGTAATGAAACCAGAAATTAACTTTAAAGGACGCGATTCTGGTACGACAGGAACCTATACCCGCACCATGTCACAAATTGGGGGTTAG